One stretch of Arachis hypogaea cultivar Tifrunner chromosome 20, arahy.Tifrunner.gnm2.J5K5, whole genome shotgun sequence DNA includes these proteins:
- the LOC112785359 gene encoding uncharacterized protein: MHMEMSSRNLLALANLFVILSLSASYNHNLDESSEIFTYYGRAAEIGKHCSSYLSLASKLSPDANRGIKIKRELSFNYGDWEQEDGHATLIPFNQSNRFEHSLALKLVSFKVVDVSSVHHFENTVSLGGIMSIGISGEGPNFRTHECCPFTKRPGLSVLKIAFEGVYLQSNENGNEHLMCLLGNTTLPVPVPEPFNYDCNGNLLDYTLIQDDQILLVLRYPQTFNLTSRVVRGEMRSLKQEGSLAYFDNVHISSQLRHYSSYQFSSELKSRSCDLYPYQQELTTHGAKSLDTGYGFCSFLGQVIQQPFDVLQNYNDRHVASKLGPFHLGKEFSSNWTQENFRLLFQILMCEEEASTDDVQTARVSAVLRAFPPSSPIYAWQERTGLSGLTLFAEGTWNSATRKLCMTGCVSSVLDSEECNYQISLHFPNVFSIKQRSVMLGSIYSIKNETNTSFLPLLFDSLWCPSELKNLGLYNNLHYEQQQQRLVPLGGIGYMDQTKPLHPISYHVYNETIYTYNNPYYNYSKVELAAANKKKNQPSKLFTFIKKLFLKYPTLVDGEDLHASFDFLSNKLNVQGISIHHQSLSNQNSRVLIRMEVLSLEISYQHETTEPEEKNLFNISLHMTFSERYFDENAVTFPYFLEGIYDSLAGDMYLIGCRKVSSNDKSSVEHGLDCLVEVKVQYPSESTRWLKFPSVEMTITSQRSKEDTLHFEPITFKTSIPYDKSEQNYAFRKIFECVLRLLISLAAVGIIWSQLRYMNTNGSCIPYMSLGTLSLLMFGYGAELVRTSELLFGSNEYSFRNLPYGFNGYQQALLEALQTSTRFLVLVSFLLTIKQYQKVSEVKNKPIAYYLLPAMLMINPRFLASKMQDFFLMPQVIENKAWRCQVKSLRKTYYFGLTLLRLVIHFYDYIRDPLVDPFVSDGGDAFINNQVGSDFFSIFDIMIPIIMVLFACVVSIQQSWNYLKPKSP, from the coding sequence ATGCATATGGAAATGTCTAGTAGAAATCTTCTTGCCCTTGCAAACCTCTTTGTGATCCTAAGTTTATCTGCTTCCTACAACCACAACTTGGATGAGTCTTCAGAAATCTTCACCTACTATGGTCGCGCAGCCGAAATAGGAAAACATTGCAGCTCATACTTATCCTTGGCATCTAAGTTAAGCCCTGATGCCAATAGAGGTATCAAAATCAAGAGAGAACTTTCTTTCAACTATGGAGATTGGGAGCAGGAGGATGGACATGCAACCTTGATCCCATTCAACCAAAGCAACAGGTTTGAACACAGTTTAGCCTTAAAACTAGTCTCTTTCAAAGTGGTGGACGTTAGTTCAGTCCATCACTTTGAAAATACAGTTAGTCTTGGAGGCATAATGTCCATAGGCATATCTGGTGAAGGTCCAAATTTTCGAACCCACGAATGTTGTCCTTTCACAAAGAGGCCTGGCTTATCTGTTCTCAAAATTGCATTTGAAGGTGTATACTTACAAAGCAATGAGAATGGGAATGAGCATTTGATGTGTCTCCTGGGAAACACAACTTTACCAGTACCAGTACCAGAACCATTCAACTATGATTGTAATGGTAATCTTCTAGATTACACTCTCATACAAGATGACCAGATTTTACTTGTTCTTCGGTACCCTCAAACGTTCAATTTGACAAGCAGAGTTGTAAGAGGCGAAATGCGAAgcttgaagcaagaaggaagctTGGCATACTTTGATAATGTTCATATTTCTTCCCAGCTGAGGCACTACTCCAGCTATCAATTCAGCTCTGAATTGAAGTCCAGATCTTGTGATCTTTATCCATATCAACAAGAGCTGACAACACATGGAGCAAAATCATTGGATACTGGCTACGGCTTTTGCAGTTTTCTTGGGCAAGTTATACAGCAACCTTTTGATGTTCTCCAAAACTATAATGATAGACATGTTGCTAGCAAACTAGGCCCTTTCCATCTTGGAAAAGAGTTTAGTTCCAATTGGACTCAAGAAAACTTTAGGCTGCTTTTTCAGATTCTTATGTGTGAGGAGGAAGCATCTACCGACGATGTCCAAACTGCAAGAGTTTCTGCAGTTCTAAGAGCATTCCCTCCATCCTCTCCTATATATGCATGGCAAGAAAGAACAGGTCTCTCAGGCCTGACTTTATTCGCAGAGGGAACTTGGAATTCCGCAACAAGAAAACTTTGCATGACTGGGTGTGTTAGTTCAGTGTTAGACTCAGAAGAATGCAACTACCAGATATCTTTACACTTTCCAAATGTGTTCTCCATCAAGCAGAGGAGTGTAATGCTAGGTAGCATATATAGCATCAAAAATGAAACAAACACGTccttcttgcctttgttgttcgATTCATTATGGTGCCCTTCAGAACTTAAGAACCTTGGTTTGTATAACAATCTGCACtatgaacaacaacaacaacgccttgtcccactaggtggaATTGGCTACATGGATCAAACGAAGCCATTGCACCCTATCTCGTATCATGTCTACAATGAGACTATTTACACGTATAACAATCCATACTATAATTACTCAAAGGTTGAGCTAGCTGCAGCAAACAAAAAGAAGAATCAACCCTCCAAATTGTTCACCTTTATCAAGAAATTGTTCCTGAAGTATCCAACTCTGGTGGATGGAGAAGATTTGCATGCTTCATTTGATTTCCTCTCCAATAAACTCAATGTCCAGGGGATTTCAATTCATCATCAATCCTTGAGCAACCAGAACTCAAGGGTCCTCATACGGATGGAAGTGCTTTCACTTGAGATTTCATATCAACATGAAACAACAGAACCAGAAGAGAAGAATCTCTTTAATATATCATTGCATATGACTTTCTCTGAAagatattttgatgaaaatgCAGTTACTTTCCCTTACTTCTTGGAAGGTATTTATGATTCCTTAGCAGGTGATATGTATCTGATTGGATGCAGAAAGGTTTCATCAAATGATAAAAGCAGTGTTGAGCATGGCCTAGATTGTTTGGTGGAAGTTAAGGTTCAGTATCCTTCTGAATCAACAAGATGGCTGAAGTTTCCCTCAGTTGAAATGACCATCACTAGCCAAAGGAGTAAAGAAGACACGCTGCATTTCGAGCCTATCACTTTCAAAACTTCAATTCCATACGACAAGAGTGAACAAAACTATGCCTTCAGGAAAATCTTTGAATGTGTTCTAAGGCTTCTCATTTCCCTTGCAGCAGTAGGCATAATTTGGAGCCAACTTCGATACATGAATACAAATGGAAGCTGCATTCCTTATATGTCTCTTGGGACGCTTTCCCTGCTGATGTTTGGTTATGGTGCAGAATTGGTAAGGACCAGTGAGCTCCTCTTTGGATCAAATGAATATTCTTTTAGAAATTTGCCTTATGGGTTCAATGGGTATCAACAAGCCTTGTTGGAAGCATTgcaaacctcaacaaggtttctaGTGTTGGTTTCTTTCCTTCTCACTATAAAGCAGTATCAAAAGGTGTCAGAAGTTAAGAACAAACCTATTGCCTATTATCTTTTACCTGCAATGTTAATGATTAATCCGAGGTTTCTGGCCTCGAAGATGCAGGATTTCTTCTTGATGCCTCAAGTCATTGAGAACAAAGCTTGGAGATGTCAAGTGAAGTCTTTGAGGAAAACATACTATTTTGGACTCACATTGCTGAGACTTGTTATACATTTCTATGACTACATCAGAGATCCTTTGGTGGATCCAtttgttagtgatggtggtgatGCATTCATCAACAACCAAGTGGGATcagatttcttttccatttttgatATCATGATTCCCATCATTATGGTTTTATTTGCATGTGTGGTCAGCATTCAACAAAGCTGGAATTATCTCAAGCCAAAAAGTCCTtga